One genomic segment of Panicum virgatum strain AP13 chromosome 2N, P.virgatum_v5, whole genome shotgun sequence includes these proteins:
- the LOC120659070 gene encoding GTPase activating protein 1-like, which translates to MSTLPGFLSVRVLRGVNLVSRDAKGSDPYVVLNLDGQKLKTGVMKKTVNPVWNEDLTLAVKNASTPIKLEVFDKDTFSKDDQMGDAEFDIEALMQIIQMDLEDIRSGTVVRTVRPGSHCCLADESHIIWENGQVVQDLLLKLRNVETGVVHLQLRWVSIPGNNKLQYHCYYTVHSDHLL; encoded by the exons ATGTCTACGCTGCCGGGCTTCCTGTCCGTGCGCGTGCTGCGAGGGGTAAACCTTGTTAGCCGTGATGCAAAGGGTAGCGATCCCTATGTTGTGCTCAACCTGGACGGCCAG AAACTGAAGACAGGTGTGATGAAGAAGACGGTTAACCCAGTCTGGAACGAGGATCTGACATTAGCTGTGAAGAACGCATCAACACCCATCAAGCTA GAGGTCTTCGACAAGGACACCTTCAGCAAAGACGACCAGATGGGCGACGCGGAGTTCGACATCGAGGCGCTGATGCAGATCATCCAGATGGACCTGGAGGACATCCGCAGCGGCACCGTGGTCCGCACCGTTCGCCCCGGCAGTCACTGCTGCCTGGCGGACGAGAGCCACATCATCTGGGAGAACGGCCAGGTGGTGCAGGACCTCCTCCTCAAGCTCAGGAATGTCGAGACCGGCGTCGTGCACCTGCAGCTCAGATGGGTCAGCATCCCAGGTAACAACAAACTGCAATACCACTGCTACTACACAGTACATTCAGATCACTTACTCTAA
- the LOC120659221 gene encoding uncharacterized protein At2g23090-like — protein sequence MGGGNGQKSKMARERNAEKNKASKGSQLEANKKAMNIQCKICMQTFICTTSEAKCKEHAEARHPKNDLYQCFPHLKN from the exons ATGGGCGGCGGCAACGGCCAGAAGTCCAAGATGGCCCGCGAGAGGAACGCCGAGAAGAACAAGGCATCCAAGG GCAGCCAGCTCGAGGCCAACAAGAAGGCCATGAACATCCAG TGCAAGATCTGCATGCAGACTTTCATCTGCACGACCTCTGAGGCCAAGTGCAAAGAGCACGCTGAGGCGAGGCATCCCAAGAACGACCTCTACCAGTGCTTCCCCCATCTCAAGAACTAG
- the LOC120659220 gene encoding casein kinase II subunit alpha, which yields MSKARVYTDVNVLRPKEYWDYEALTVQWGEQDDYEVVRKVGRGKYSEVFEGINVNNNEKCIIKILKPVKKKKIKREIKILQNLCGGPNIVKLLDIVRDQHSKTPSLIFEYVNNTDFKVLYPTLTDYDIRYYIYELLKALDYCHSQGIMHRDVKPHNVMIDHELRKLRLIDWGLAEFYHPGKEYNVRVASRYFKGPELLVDLQDYDYSLDMWSLGCMFAGMIFRKEPFFYGHDNHDQLVKIAKVLGTDGLNAYLNKYRIELDPQLEALVGRHSRKPWSKFINADNQHLVSPEAIDFLDKLLRYDHQDRLTAREAMVHPYFQQVRAAENSRTRA from the exons ATGTCGAAGGCCAGGGTCTACACCGACGTCAACGTGCTGCGCCCCAAGGAGTACTGGGACTACGAGGCGCTCACCGTCCAATGGGG TGAGCAGGATGACTATGAAGTTGTCAGGAAAGTTGGTAGAGGAAAATACAGCGAAGTCTTTGAGGGCATCAATGTTAACAACAATGAGAAATGCATCATCAAGATCCTGAAGCctgtgaagaaaaagaag ATCAAAAGAGAAATTAAAATCCTTCAGAATCTTTGTGGAGGCCCTAATATTGTGAAGCTGCTTGATATTGTTAGGGATCAGCACTCAAAAACTCCCAGCTTGATCTTTGAATATGTCAACAACACAGATTTCAAAGTGCTTTACCCAACATTGACAGATTATGACATTCGCTATTACATCTATGAGTTACTCAAG GCATTAGATTACTGCCATTCACAAGGTATCATGCACCGAGATGTGAAGCCTCACAATGTTATGATAGATCATGAGCTTCGTAAACTCCGGCTGATAGATTGGGGCCTTGCTGAATTCTATCATCCTGGCAAGGAATATAATGTCCGTGTTGCCTCAAG GTACTTCAAGGGACCTGAGCTTCTTGTTGACTTGCAAGATTATGACTACTCTTTGGACATGTGGAGTCTTGGCTGCATGTTTGCTGGAATG ATATTTCGTAAGGAACCATTTTTCTATGGCCATGACAACCATGATCAACTTGTTAAGATTGCTAAG GTACTTGGAACAGATGGGCTGAATGCTTATTTGAACAAGTACAGAATTGAGCTTGACCCTCAGCTTGAAGCCCTCGTTGGAAG GCATAGCAGGAAACCCTGGTCGAAGTTTATTAATGCGGATAACCAACACCTAGTATCTCCTGAG GCCATAGATTTCCTCGACAAGCTTCTGCGTTATGATCACCAGGACAGGCTTACTGCACGTGAAGCAATG GTGCACCCATACTTCCAACAAGTGAGAGCAGCAGAGAACAGCAGGACACGCGCATAA
- the LOC120659224 gene encoding uncharacterized protein LOC120659224 isoform X2 has protein sequence MPCIQRKMSMEMGIRPDLHPQTEGSKSYLPAALYSLSPQEKRMFCQVLKDVKFPAGYASNLQNKVLVEEKKLVGLKTHDCHIIMCDVLPLVVSRILPERVSMPLVYLSHYFKKLYSKVICVSEIEKLEAEIPEIMSQLEKVFPPSFFDIMVHLTIHLATEVRLAGPVHFRNMYPIERYLCKLQSMVRTRSRPKGAIAEGYQFNESMTFCSRYLQSPSNDSCALSSQLPYLRKVGLPLSGASACELSYTSWIQAQRYVLMNYPQITPYVEKHLNVLAANKHQNKRNIERAHHNTFHTWFSDH, from the exons ATGCCATGCATACAGAGAAAAATGTCTATG GAAATGGGCATACGGCCAGATCTTCATCCACAAACAGAAGGGAGTAAATCATACCTACCTGCTGCACTATACTCATTGAGTCCACAAGAGAAAAGGATGTTCTGTCAAGTTCTGAAAGATGTGAAGTTCCCTGCTGGATATGCATCCAACTTGCAAAATAAGGTGCTTGTGGAGGAGAAGAAACTGGTTGGGTTGAAGACTCATGATTGTCATATTATAATGTGTGATGTGTTGCCCTTAGTCGTCAGCAGAATTTTACCAGAAAGAGTTTCCATGCCTTTGGTCTATCTTAGCCATTACTTTAAGAAATTATACTCAAAAGTTatttgtgttagtgagattgaaAAGCTAGAAGCTGAGATCCCTGAAATCATGTCCCAGTTAGAAAAGGTTTTTCCTCCTTCCTTCTTTGATATCATGGTCCATTTGACTATTCATCTTGCAACAGAAGTAAGGCTTGCAGGACCGGTGCATTTTCGAAACATGTACCCAATAGAAAGATATCTATGTAAGTTGCAATCCATGGTTAGGACTCGTAGCCGTCCTAAGGGAGCAATAGCTGAAGGCTACCAATTTAATGAGAGTATGACATTTTGCTCACGGTATTTGCAAAGTCCTAGCAATGATTCTTGTGCCTTATCAAGCCAGCTACCTTACTTAAGAAAAGTTGGCCTTCCTTTGTCGGGGGCTTCTGCTTGTGAACTGTCCTACACATCATGGATCCAAGCTCAGCGATATGTGTTGATGAATTATCCTCAAATTACTCCATATGTCGA AAAACATCTCAATGTCCTAGCTGCAAATAAGCACCAAAATAAACGAAATATTGAACGTGCCCATCACAACACTTTCCACACTTGGTTTTCAGACCAT TAA
- the LOC120659224 gene encoding uncharacterized protein LOC120659224 isoform X1, producing the protein MLLVRHNLDAMHTEKNVYGNVANTLLAVDKKSKDNLNSRLDLQEMGIRPDLHPQTEGSKSYLPAALYSLSPQEKRMFCQVLKDVKFPAGYASNLQNKVLVEEKKLVGLKTHDCHIIMCDVLPLVVSRILPERVSMPLVYLSHYFKKLYSKVICVSEIEKLEAEIPEIMSQLEKVFPPSFFDIMVHLTIHLATEVRLAGPVHFRNMYPIERYLCKLQSMVRTRSRPKGAIAEGYQFNESMTFCSRYLQSPSNDSCALSSQLPYLRKVGLPLSGASACELSYTSWIQAQRYVLMNYPQITPYVEKHLNVLAANKHQNKRNIERAHHNTFHTWFSDH; encoded by the exons ATGCTTCTTGTGCGCCACAATCTAGATGCCATGCATACAGAGAAAAATGTCTATGGTAATGTAGCCAATACCTTGCTTGCAGTTGATAAAAAATCAAAGGATAATTTGAATTCCCGCCTTGACCTTCAGGAAATGGGCATACGGCCAGATCTTCATCCACAAACAGAAGGGAGTAAATCATACCTACCTGCTGCACTATACTCATTGAGTCCACAAGAGAAAAGGATGTTCTGTCAAGTTCTGAAAGATGTGAAGTTCCCTGCTGGATATGCATCCAACTTGCAAAATAAGGTGCTTGTGGAGGAGAAGAAACTGGTTGGGTTGAAGACTCATGATTGTCATATTATAATGTGTGATGTGTTGCCCTTAGTCGTCAGCAGAATTTTACCAGAAAGAGTTTCCATGCCTTTGGTCTATCTTAGCCATTACTTTAAGAAATTATACTCAAAAGTTatttgtgttagtgagattgaaAAGCTAGAAGCTGAGATCCCTGAAATCATGTCCCAGTTAGAAAAGGTTTTTCCTCCTTCCTTCTTTGATATCATGGTCCATTTGACTATTCATCTTGCAACAGAAGTAAGGCTTGCAGGACCGGTGCATTTTCGAAACATGTACCCAATAGAAAGATATCTATGTAAGTTGCAATCCATGGTTAGGACTCGTAGCCGTCCTAAGGGAGCAATAGCTGAAGGCTACCAATTTAATGAGAGTATGACATTTTGCTCACGGTATTTGCAAAGTCCTAGCAATGATTCTTGTGCCTTATCAAGCCAGCTACCTTACTTAAGAAAAGTTGGCCTTCCTTTGTCGGGGGCTTCTGCTTGTGAACTGTCCTACACATCATGGATCCAAGCTCAGCGATATGTGTTGATGAATTATCCTCAAATTACTCCATATGTCGA AAAACATCTCAATGTCCTAGCTGCAAATAAGCACCAAAATAAACGAAATATTGAACGTGCCCATCACAACACTTTCCACACTTGGTTTTCAGACCAT TAA
- the LOC120659226 gene encoding peroxidase 50-like: MGGSAAAAALLLVVAASAAACAAQLRRNYYAGVCPEAESIVRDAVARKYRETFITVGATLHLFFHDCFVEGCDASVVVASTPNNTAEKDHPVNLGLAGDGFDTVLRARAAVDAVPRCRGRVSCADVLAMAARDAIALAGGPSYAVELGRLDGLRSAASSVDGKLAPPSFDLDQLTALFAANGLSRTDMVALSAGHTVGFAHCGTFAGRIRGPAAPDPALNRSLAARLRAWCPAGVDPRVAVTMDVVTPRVFDNQYFRNLRDGMGLLASDQVLYTDPRSRPTVEAWAQSSEAFSRAFVTAITKMGRIGVKTGAQGNIRRNCAVLD; encoded by the coding sequence ATGGGCGGcagcgcggctgcggcggctctCCTTCTGGTGGTGGCAgccagcgcggcggcgtgcgcggcgcagCTCCGGCGCAACTACTACGCGGGCGTGTGCCCGGAGGCGGAGTCCATCGTGCGCGACGCCGTGGCGAGGAAGTACCGGGAGACCTTCATCACCGTGGGCGCCACGCTGCACCTCTtcttccacgactgcttcgtcGAGGGCTGCGACGCCTCCGTGGTGGTGGCGTCCACGCCCAACAACACCGCGGAGAAGGACCACCCGGTGAACCtgggcctcgccggcgacggcttcGACACCGTCCTCCGCGCCAgggccgccgtcgacgccgtgCCGCGGTGCCGGGGCCGGGTCTCCTGCGCCGACgtcctcgccatggccgcccgtGACGCCATCGCGCTGGCCGGCGGCCCGTCGTACGCCGTGGAGCTGGGGCGCCTCGACGGGCTGcgctcggcggcgagcagcgtgGACGGCAAGCTGGCGCCGCCGTCGTTCGACCTGGACCAGCTCACCGCGCTGTTCGCCGCCAACGGGCTGTCGCGGACGGACATGGTCGCGCTCTCGGCGGGGCACACGGTGGGGTTCGCGCACTGCGGCACGTTCGCCGGGCGGATCCGGGGGCCCGCGGCGCCGGACCCGGCGCTGAACCGGAGCctggcggcgcggctgcgggcGTGGTGCCCCGCCGGCGTCGACCCGCGGGTCGCCGTGACCATGGACGTGGTGACGCCGCGGGTGTTCGACAACCAGTACTTCCGGAACCTGCGGGACGGGATGGGCCTGCTCGCGTCGGACCAGGTGCTGTACACGGACCCGAGGTCCAGGCCCACGGTCGAGGCCTGGGCCCAGAGCAGCGAGGCGTTCAGTCGGGCCTTCGTGACGGCCATCACCAAGATGGGTCGGATTGGGGTCAAGACGGGGGCCCAAGGGAACATCCGCCGCAACTGCGCAGTGCTCGATTGA
- the LOC120659225 gene encoding peroxidase 35-like has product MGGAGSMRRLAAALMVALALAAAGSAPTCAAQPLRRNYYAGVCPSVESIVRGVVARKVRQTATCIGATVRLFFHDCFVQGCDASVMVASAGNNTAEKDHPNNLSLAGDGFDTVIRAKAAVDAVPQCRNKVSCADILAMATRDAIALAGGPSYAVELGRLDGLNSTKSSVDGKLPAPFFNLDQLNKIFAANGLSQADMIALSAGHTVGLAHCGTFSGRLRGPSAPDPTLDRGYAAQLQAECPANADPRAAVSMDPVTPVAFDNQYFRNLQAGKGLLASDQVLHTDPRSRPTVDAWARSAAAFDRAFVAAITKLGRVGVKTGGQGNIRRNCAVLN; this is encoded by the exons atgggcggcgccggcagcatgaggaggcttgcggcggcgctcatggtggcgctggcgctggccgCGGCGGGCAGCGCCCCGACGTGCGCGGCGCAGCCACTCCGGCGCAACTACTACGCTGGCGTGTGCCCCAGCGTGGAGTCCATCGTGCGCGGCGTCGTGGCGAGGAAGGTCCGGCAGACCGCCACGTGCATCGGCGCCACCGTGCGGCTCTtcttccacgactgcttcgtcCAGGGCTGCGACGCGTCGGTGATGGTGGCGTCGGCCGGGAACAACACCGCCGAGAAGGACCACCCCAACAACCTGTCCCTGGCCGGCGACGGCTTCGACACCGTCATCAGGGCCAAGGCGGCAGTCGACGCCGTGCCGCAGTGCCGGAACAAGGTGTCGTGCGCCGACATCCTCGCCATGGCCACCAGAGACGCCATAGCCCTG GCCGGCGGCCCTTCGTACGCGGTGgagctggggcggctggacggGCTGAACTCGACGAAGAGCAGCGTCGACGGGAAGCTGCCGGCGCCCTTCTTCAACCTGGACCAGCTCAACAAGATCTTCGCCGCCAATGGGCTCTCGCAGGCCGACATGATCGCCCTCTCCG CCGGTCACACGGTGGGGCTGGCGCACTGCGGCACCTTCTCCGGGCGGCTCCGGGGGCCGTCGGCGCCGGACCCGACGCTGGACCGGGGCTACGCCGCGCAGCTGCAGGCGGAGTGCCCGGCGAACGCCgacccccgcgccgccgtgtccATGGACCCCGTCACGCCGGTGGCCTTCGACAACCAGTACTTCAGGAACCTGCAGGCCGGCAAGGGCCTGCTCGCCTCCGACCAGGTGCTCCACACCGACCCGAGGTCCAGGCCCACCGTCGACGCCTGGGCCCGGAGCGCCGCGGCGTTCGACCGGGCCTTCGTCGCGGCCATCACCAAGCTGGGCCGCGTCGGGGTCAAGACGGGGGGCCAGGGGAACATCCGCCGCAACTGCGCAGTGCTCAACTGA
- the LOC120659227 gene encoding uncharacterized protein LOC120659227 has translation MSCLGRAAVPVKRVWRGLSARLRLRRATGLGRLRKEVRTCEYSDVHVMWEMLSSSSSSSTRARGGVMAGKGSRRGRGRGRVGRKAAAAWSRLASYCCAL, from the exons atgtcGTGCTTGGGCCGCGCGGCGGTGCCGGTGAAGCGTGTGTGGCGCGGCCTCagcgcgcgcctccgcctccggcgagccaccg GTCTGGGCCGGCTGCGGAAGGAGGTGCGCACGTGCGAGTACAGCGACGTGCACGTCATGTGGGAGatgctcagcagcagcagcagcagcagcacgaggGCTAGAGGAGGAGTCATGGCCGGGAAGGGCTCGcggcggggcaggggcaggggcagggtggggaggaaggccgccgccgcctggagccGCCTGGCCTCCTACTGCTGCGCGCTCTGA